A region from the Leopardus geoffroyi isolate Oge1 chromosome C2, O.geoffroyi_Oge1_pat1.0, whole genome shotgun sequence genome encodes:
- the LOC123576087 gene encoding LOW QUALITY PROTEIN: olfactory receptor 5AC2-like (The sequence of the model RefSeq protein was modified relative to this genomic sequence to represent the inferred CDS: deleted 2 bases in 2 codons), whose amino-acid sequence MSEGNKTLVTEFILTGLTERSWLQFLFFLMFLVIYIITMVGNVGLMALIWKNAHLYMPMYLFLGGLAFADACTSTSVTPKMLVNFLDKTAMISLAECITQFYFFASSATTECFLLVVMAYDLYVAICNPLLYPVIMSNRLCIQLIIISYAITFLHPLIHMSLLLRLTFCRSNIIIIIIHYFYCEILQLFQISSIDPSINALMIFIFAALIQISTFMTIIISYPRVLFDILKKKSEKGRSKAVSTCSVHLLSVSLYCGTLIFTYVHPASSLAEDQDKLYSLFYTIIIPLLNPFIYSLRNKEAIGALR is encoded by the exons ATGTCAGAAGGAAACAAGACTCTGGTCACTGAGTTTATTCTCACAGGACTTACAGAGAGATCATGGCTGCAGTTCCTCTTTTTCCTCATGTTCTTGGTCATCTACATCATCACCATGGTGGGCAACGTTGGACTGATGGCTCTTATTTGGAAGAATGCCCATCTTTACATGCCTATGTACTTGTTCCTTGGTGGTTTAGCCTTTGCCGATGCTTGTACTTCAACCTCTGTAACTCCCAAGATGCTAGTCAATTTCTTAGACAAGACTGCAATGATATCCCTAGCAGAGTGCATCAcccaattttacttttttgcttcCAGTGCAACTACAGAATGTTTCCTTCTGGTAGTGATGGCCTATGACCTCTATGTAGCCATATGTAACCCCTTGCTTTATCCAGTGATAATGTCCAACAGACTCTGCATTCAGTTGATAATTATTTCATATGCAATCACTTTTCTGCATCCCCTGATTCACATGAGTTTGTTATTAAGATTAACTTTCTGCAGGTCTAACATTATTATAAT AATAATACATTATTTCTACTGTGAAATTTTACAACTATTCCAAATTTCATCTATT GACCCATCTATTAATGCactaatgatatttatttttgcagcTTTAATACAAATATCCACTTTCATGACCATCATAATCTCTTATCCTCGCGTGCTCTTcgacattctgaaaaagaagtCTGAAAAGGGCAGAAGCAAAGCCGTCTCTACATGCAGTgtccacttgctctctgtctcattGTACTGTGGCACTCTCATCTTCACGTATGTGCATCCTGCATCCAGTCTAGCCGAAGATCAGGACAAATTGTATTCCCTATTTTACACTATTATAATTCCCCTGCTAAACCCATTTATTTACAGTTTGAGA AATAAAGAGGCTATAGGTGCCTTGAGATGA
- the LOC123610316 gene encoding olfactory receptor 5AC1-like, which produces MRATLGDTVYKDSEFGSGHSEFHEFLRHLKKLSGVINLSESDGNKTQVTEFVLMGLTDLPGLQVPLFLVFLVIYLTTMVGNLGLIFLIWKDPHLHTPMYLLLGSLAFADACSSTSVTPKMLMNFLSNNHLISLVECITQFYIFASSANTECFLLVVMAYDRYVAICNPLLYPVVMSNIFCIRLLGVSYIIGFLHPMMHTSLLFRLTFCKSNVIHYFYCEILQLFKISCTDPRVNMLLIFIFSVFIQSFTFMTIIISYSHVLFAILKKKSEKGRSKAFSTCSAHLLSVSLFYGTLFFMYVHPGSGPAENQDKMYSVFYTIIIPLLNPFIYSLRNKEVINALRRIIKYK; this is translated from the exons ATGAGGGCCACACTTGGTGATACTGTTTACAAAGACTCTGAATTTGGATCTGGACATTCTGAGTTTCATGAGTTTTTGAGACATTTGAAGAAACTATCCGGTG TGATCAACTTGAGTGAATCTGATGGAAACAAAACACAGGTGACGGAGTTTGTTCTCATGGGACTCACAGATCTACCAGGGCTGCAGGTCCCCCTGTTCCTGGTGTTCTTGGTCATCTACCTCACTACCATGGTGGGCAACCTCGGACTgattttcctcatctggaaggACCCCCATCTTCATACCCCCATGTACTTACTCCTTGGCAGTTTGGCCTTTGCAGATGCTTGTTCCTCCACCTCTGTGACTCCCAAGATGCTGATGAATTTTTTATCCAACAATCACTTGATATCCCTGGTTGAATGCATCacccaattttatatttttgcttccagTGCAAACACTGAATGTTTCCTTCTGGTAGTGATGGCCTATGATCGCTATGTAGCTATATGTAATCCTTTGCTTTATCCAGTGGTGATGTCCAATATCTTTTGCATTCGGTTATTAGGTGTTTCATATATTATAGGGTTTCTTCATCCTATGATGCACACCAGTTTGTTATTTAGATTAACTTTCTGCAAGTCCAATGTAATACATTATTTCTACTGTGAAATTTTACAACTGTTTAAGATTTCCTGTACTGACCCTAGAGTTAATAtgctcttaatttttatattttcagtctttATACAATCTTTCACCTTTATGACTATTATCATCTCTTACTCCCATGTCCTCTTTGCCATCCTGAAAAAGAAGTCTGAAAAGGGCAGGAGCAAGGCCTTCTCCACATGCAGCGCccacctgctctctgtctctttgttctATGGCACTCTCTTCTTCATGTATGTGCATCCTGGGTCTGGCCCAGCTGAAAATCAAGATAAAATGTATTCTGTATTTTACACAATCATAATTCCCCTGCTAAATCCTTTTATTTACAGTTTGAGAAACAAAGAGGTTATAAATGCCTTGaggagaataataaaatataaatag